The sequence ATCAAAATTACCAGATGAAACTGTTGTTTACAATGGACATACGGATAATACAACTATTGGAGAAGAAAGAAGATTTTTAGAAAGAGTTGGAATACTTTAAAAAATTTAAGGAGAGAAAAATAATGGAAAAAATATATGATGTTATAATTGTTGGAGCTGGTCCTGCTGGGCTAACAGCTGGAATATATGCAGGAAGAGGAAATTTATCAACTCTTATTTTGGAAAAAGAAGGAATAGGAAGTATGATAATGACTCATCAAATAGACAACTATCCTGGTTCTCATATTGGAGCCTCTGGAAAAGAAATTTATGATACAATGAAAAAACAAGCCTTAGACTTTGGTTGTGAAATAAAACCTGCAACAGTTTTAGGATTTGACCCTTATGATGAAATTAAAGTTGTAAAAACAGATGCAGGAAATTTTAAGACAAAATATATTATAATAGCAACTGGATTAGGTAAAATTGGTGCTAAAAAGGTAAAAGGAGAAAATAAGTTTTTAGGTGCAGGTGTTTCTTATTGTGCAACTTGTGATGGAGCTTTTACAAAAGGTAGAGTTGTTTCATTGGTCGGAAAAGGTGATGAAATTATTGAAGAAGCTTTATTTTTAACTAGATATGCAAAGGAAGTAAATATCTTTTTAACTTCTGATGATTTAGATTGCAATGAAGAATTAAAAGAAGCTATTTTATCAAAAGAAAATGTAAAAATTACAAAGAAAGTAAAACTTTTAGAAATAAAAGGAGAAGAATTTGTAACAGAATTAGAATTGGAAATAGCTGGCAATAAAGAAACTATATCAACTGATTTTGTTTTCTTGTATTTAGGTACAAAAAATAATATTGAATTATATGGAGAATTTGTTAATTTAAGTGAAGCAGGATATATAATAACAGATGAAACTATGAAAACAAGAACTGATAAAATGTATGCTATTGGAGATATAAGAGAAAAAGATGTAAGACAAGTTGCCACTGCCACTAATGATGGAGTAATAGCGACAACATTCATTTTAAAAGAAATACTAAAATCTAAGAAAAAATAAAATATTAATTATAGGAGCTAGCTATGAAACATTATATTGGTATTGATTTAGGTGGAACCAACACAAAAATAGGAGTAGTTGATTCAGAGGGAAATTTGATAAATAGCAAAATTATTAAAACTCACTCTCATCAAAATGTTGATAAAACACTTGAAAGAATTTGGGAAACTGCAAAAAAATTGATATTAGAAAAAGAAATTCCACTTTTTTCTGTTGTAGGAATAGGAATTGGTATTCCAGGACCTGTAAAAAACCAAAGTACAGTAGGTTTCTTTGCAAATTTTGATTGGGAAAAAAATCTTAATTTGAAAGAAAAAATGGAAAAGTTAAGTGGAATAGAAACAAGAATTGAAAATGATGCTAATATAATTGCACAAGGTGAAGCTATTTTTGGAGCTGCAAAAGGAAAAAAATCTTCAATAACTATTGCAATAGGAACAGGAATAGGCGGAGGAATTTTTTATAATGGAAACCTTATTTCTGGTATGTCTGGTGTAGGTGGAGAAATAGGACATATGAAGGTGGTTAAAGATGGTAAAACTTGTGGTTGTGGACAAAATGGTTGTTTTGAAGCTTATGCCTCAGCTAGCTCTCTTGTTAAAGAGGCAAAAGAGAGATTAAAATTAAATGAAGATAATTTACTTTTTAAGGAGATTAATGGAGATTTAGATGAACTTGAAGCAAAAAATATTTTTGATGCTGCTAGAAAGGGAGATCAATTTTCAAAAGATTTAATAGAATACGAAAGTGATTATTTAGCTTTAGGAATAGGAAATCTTTTAAATATAATAAATCCTGAATGTATTGTTATAAGTGGAGGTATTTCTCTTGCAGGAGATGAAATTTTACTTCCAATAAAAGAAAAATTAAAAAAATATACTATGCCTCCTGCTCTTGAAAATTTAGAAATTAAAATAGGGACTTTGGGTAATGAAGCAGGTGTAAAAGGAGCTGTGGCACTTTTTATTTAGATATTAATTAAGTAAAATAGCAAAAATTATTTGTCATATAAAAATACATTTTTTCTAAAATATGGAAAATTTATTTATTTTTAATAAAAATCTATTGACAAAAGGCAACAAAAAATTATATATTGTATTATATATGGAAATATATAATACAAATAAAGAATTATTATTTTATTAAATTATTTAGGAGGGTATTTATATGAAAAAGTTCGGTATGTTATTGGGTTCAATTATTCTTGCATCAGCACTAGTTGCTTGTGGAGAAAAAAAGGAAGAAGCTAAAACTGATGCTCCTGCTACAGAAAAATTATCAATAGGATTAACTGCTTATAAATTTGATGATAACTTTATAGCTCTATTTAGAAAAGCATTTGAAGCTGAAGCAGCAGCTAAAGCTGATATAGTTGCAGTAACTGCTATAGACTCTCAAAACAGTGTTGCTACTGAAAAAGAACAAATAGAAGCAGTTCTTGAAAAAGGTGTTAAAGCTTTTGCTATAAATCTAGTTGATGCCTCTGCAGCAGATGGAATTATCAATTTATTAAAAGAAAAAGATGTTCCAGTTGTATTCTATAATAGAAAACCTTCTGATGAAGCAATAGCTTCTTATGATAAATTATTCTATGTAGGAATTGACCCTAATGCTCAAGGAATTGCACAAGGTGAATTAATTGAAAAATTATGGAAAGAAAATCCTGATCTTGACTTAAATAAAGATGGAGTTATCCAATATGTAATGTTAACAGGAGAACCTGGACACCCAGATGCAGTTGCAAGAACTAAATATTCTATTTCTACTTTAAATGATCATGGAGTAAAAACAGAAGAATTACACCAAGATACTGCTATGTGGGATACTGCTACTGCAAAAGATAAAATGGATGCTTGGTTATCAGGACCTAATGGTTCTAAAATAGAAGTAGTTATCTGTAATAATGATGGAATGGCTTTAGGAGCTGTTGAATCAATGAAAGCCGCTGGAAAAGTTTTACCTACATTTGGTGTTGATGCATTGCCAGAAGCTCTAGTTAAAATAGAAGCTGGAGAAATGGCAGGAACTGTTCTTAATGATGCAAAAGGGCAAGCAAGTGCAACATTCAATATGGTAGTTAATTTAGCACAAGGAAAAGAAGCTACTGAAGGAACTGACCTAAAATTAGATAATAAAATAATATTAATTCCTAGTATTGGAATAGACAAATCTAATGTTGCAGACTTCAAATAAGAATTAATTGTATAGTAATCTTAAAGGAGATTGTACATCAATCTCCTTTTTTTAAAAATGGAAAATAAAGGAAAAGGAATAGGATATTTATGGAAAATCTAAAATATGTATTAGAAATGGAAAATATTTCCAAAGAGTTTCCTGGAGTAAAAGCACTAGATGATGTTCAATTAAAACTAAAACCTGGAACTGTCCATGCTCTAATGGGAGAAAATGGAGCTGGAAAATCAACATTAATGAAATGTTTATTTGGAATTTATGAAAAAAATAGTGGGAAAATTTTATTAGATGGAGTAGAAGTTAATTTCAAATCTACAAAAGAAGCCTTAGAAAATGGTGTTTCTATGGTTCACCAAGAATTAAACCAAGTTTTACAAAGAAATGTACTTGATAATATTTGGCTTGGTAGATATCCAATGAAAGGATTTTTTGTAGATGAAAAGAAAATGTATAATGATACAATTAACATCTTTAAAGATTTAGATATTAAAGTAGATCCTAGAAAAAAAGTGGCTGATTTACCTATTGCTGAAAGACAAATGATAGAAATAGCTAAAGCAGTATCATATAAATCAAAAGTAATAGTTATGGACGAACCTACTTCTTCGTTAACAGAAAAGGAAGTTGATCATTTATTTAGAATTATCAAAAAATTAAAAGAAAGTGGAGTTGGGATTATTTATATTTCTCATAAAATGGAAGAAATAAAAATGATTTCTGATGAAATTACTATTTTAAGAGATGGTAAATGGATATCAACTAATGATGTTTCAAAAATTTCAACTGAACAAATTATAAGTATGATGGTAGGTAGAGATTTAACTGAACGTTTCCCTAAAAAAGATAATAAAGCTAAGGAAATGATATTAGAAGTTAAGAATTTAACTGCTTTAAATCAACCTTCTATACAAGATGTAAGTTTTGAACTTTATAAAGGAGAAATCTTAGGAATAGCTGGACTTGTTGGTTCTAAAAGAACAGAAATAGTTGAAACTATTTTTGGAATGAGACCAAAAAAACATGGTGAAATTATTTTAAATGGTAAAACTGTAAAAAATAAAAGTCCAGAAGATGCTATAAAAAATGGTTTTGCCTTAGTAACAGAAGAACGTAGAAGTACAGGAATATTTTCAATGTTAGATGTAGCATTTAACTCTGTTATCTCTAACTTAGATAGATATAAAAATAAATTTAGACTTCTTAAAAATAAAGATATAGAGAAAGATACAAAATGGATAGTAGATAGTATGAGAGTAAAAACTCCTTCATACTCTACCAAAATCGGAAGTCTTTCTGGTGGAAATCAACAAAAAGTAATTATTGGAAGATGGCTACTAACTGAACCAGAAGTTCTTATGCTTGATGAACCTACTAGAGGTATTGATGTTTTAGCAAAATATGAAATTTATCAATTAATGATAGATCTTGCTAAAAAAGATAAAGGAATTATAATGATTTCTTCTGAAATGCCTGAACTTTTAGGAGTAACAGATAGAATACTTGTTATGAGTAATGGTAGAGTTGCAGGAATTGTTAAAACATCTGAAACTAATCAAGAAGAAATAATGGAACTATCAGCTAAATATCTATAAAAATTAAGAAGGAGAATAAGAAATGATTGCAAGAACTAATGAAGGAAAAATAGATTATAAAAAAATTATTATAGAAAGTGGACTGTATCTTGTATTATTTTGTATGCTTGTTGCAATAATAATAAAAGAGCCTACTTTTTTAAGTTTAAGAAACTTTAAAAATATTCTTACACAATCATCTGTAAGAACAATTATTGCACTTGGTGTTGCTGGACTTATAGTAACACAAGGTACTGACTTATCAGCAGGTAGACAAGTTGGACTTTCTGCTGTAATTTCTGGAACACTTTTACAATCAATGACAAATGTAAATAAAGCATTTCCAAAATTAGGAGAATTTTCAATATTTACAACTATATTGATTGTTGTTGTAGTTGGTGTAGTTATAGCAAGTATAAATGGAGTGGTTGTTGCTACATTAAATGTTCACCCATTTATAGCTACTATGGGAACAATGACTATTGTGTATGGAATAAACTCTCTTTACTATGATAAAGCAGGAGCTGCTCCAATTTCTGGATTTGTAGAAAAATATAGTAAATTTGCACAAGGTTATATAAAAATAGGCTCATATACAATACCATATTTAATTATCTATGCAGCTATTGCAACATTAATTATGTGGACTTTATGGAACAAAACAAAGTTTGGTAAGAATGTATTTGCAGTTGGAGGAAATCCAGAAGCTGCAAAAGTATCAGGAGTAAATGTTGTTTTAACTCTTATGGGAATTTATGCATTATCTGGAGCGTATTATGCTTTTGGTGGTTTCTTAGAAGCTGGACGTATTGGTTCTGCAACTAACAACCTAGGATTTATGTATGAAATGGATGCTATCGCTGCCTGTGTAATTGGTGGAGTTTCATTCTA is a genomic window of Fusobacterium nucleatum containing:
- a CDS encoding NAD(P)/FAD-dependent oxidoreductase, with the protein product MEKIYDVIIVGAGPAGLTAGIYAGRGNLSTLILEKEGIGSMIMTHQIDNYPGSHIGASGKEIYDTMKKQALDFGCEIKPATVLGFDPYDEIKVVKTDAGNFKTKYIIIATGLGKIGAKKVKGENKFLGAGVSYCATCDGAFTKGRVVSLVGKGDEIIEEALFLTRYAKEVNIFLTSDDLDCNEELKEAILSKENVKITKKVKLLEIKGEEFVTELELEIAGNKETISTDFVFLYLGTKNNIELYGEFVNLSEAGYIITDETMKTRTDKMYAIGDIREKDVRQVATATNDGVIATTFILKEILKSKKK
- a CDS encoding ROK family protein is translated as MKHYIGIDLGGTNTKIGVVDSEGNLINSKIIKTHSHQNVDKTLERIWETAKKLILEKEIPLFSVVGIGIGIPGPVKNQSTVGFFANFDWEKNLNLKEKMEKLSGIETRIENDANIIAQGEAIFGAAKGKKSSITIAIGTGIGGGIFYNGNLISGMSGVGGEIGHMKVVKDGKTCGCGQNGCFEAYASASSLVKEAKERLKLNEDNLLFKEINGDLDELEAKNIFDAARKGDQFSKDLIEYESDYLALGIGNLLNIINPECIVISGGISLAGDEILLPIKEKLKKYTMPPALENLEIKIGTLGNEAGVKGAVALFI
- the mglB gene encoding galactose/glucose ABC transporter substrate-binding protein MglB, producing MKKFGMLLGSIILASALVACGEKKEEAKTDAPATEKLSIGLTAYKFDDNFIALFRKAFEAEAAAKADIVAVTAIDSQNSVATEKEQIEAVLEKGVKAFAINLVDASAADGIINLLKEKDVPVVFYNRKPSDEAIASYDKLFYVGIDPNAQGIAQGELIEKLWKENPDLDLNKDGVIQYVMLTGEPGHPDAVARTKYSISTLNDHGVKTEELHQDTAMWDTATAKDKMDAWLSGPNGSKIEVVICNNDGMALGAVESMKAAGKVLPTFGVDALPEALVKIEAGEMAGTVLNDAKGQASATFNMVVNLAQGKEATEGTDLKLDNKIILIPSIGIDKSNVADFK
- the mglA gene encoding galactose/methyl galactoside ABC transporter ATP-binding protein MglA, whose protein sequence is MENLKYVLEMENISKEFPGVKALDDVQLKLKPGTVHALMGENGAGKSTLMKCLFGIYEKNSGKILLDGVEVNFKSTKEALENGVSMVHQELNQVLQRNVLDNIWLGRYPMKGFFVDEKKMYNDTINIFKDLDIKVDPRKKVADLPIAERQMIEIAKAVSYKSKVIVMDEPTSSLTEKEVDHLFRIIKKLKESGVGIIYISHKMEEIKMISDEITILRDGKWISTNDVSKISTEQIISMMVGRDLTERFPKKDNKAKEMILEVKNLTALNQPSIQDVSFELYKGEILGIAGLVGSKRTEIVETIFGMRPKKHGEIILNGKTVKNKSPEDAIKNGFALVTEERRSTGIFSMLDVAFNSVISNLDRYKNKFRLLKNKDIEKDTKWIVDSMRVKTPSYSTKIGSLSGGNQQKVIIGRWLLTEPEVLMLDEPTRGIDVLAKYEIYQLMIDLAKKDKGIIMISSEMPELLGVTDRILVMSNGRVAGIVKTSETNQEEIMELSAKYL
- the mglC gene encoding galactose/methyl galactoside ABC transporter permease MglC, whose amino-acid sequence is MIARTNEGKIDYKKIIIESGLYLVLFCMLVAIIIKEPTFLSLRNFKNILTQSSVRTIIALGVAGLIVTQGTDLSAGRQVGLSAVISGTLLQSMTNVNKAFPKLGEFSIFTTILIVVVVGVVIASINGVVVATLNVHPFIATMGTMTIVYGINSLYYDKAGAAPISGFVEKYSKFAQGYIKIGSYTIPYLIIYAAIATLIMWTLWNKTKFGKNVFAVGGNPEAAKVSGVNVVLTLMGIYALSGAYYAFGGFLEAGRIGSATNNLGFMYEMDAIAACVIGGVSFYGGVGRISGVITGVIILTIINYGLTYTGVSPYWQYIIKGIIIVTAVAFDSIKYAKKK